A stretch of Tenrec ecaudatus isolate mTenEca1 chromosome 2, mTenEca1.hap1, whole genome shotgun sequence DNA encodes these proteins:
- the TFF2 gene encoding trefoil factor 2: MAPRGPGLLVALLVLGLCALAASTKPSPCQCSRLSPKNRKNCGFPGITSDQCFAAGCCFDSSVAGVPWCFTPLPMQESEQCVMEVKSRKNCGYPGISQQDCASRKCCFSNTIPEVPWCFFPISVQGNRRKCSHLI, from the exons ATGGCACCTCGAGGCCCTGGGCTCCTGGTGGCGCTCCTTGTCCTGGGTCTGTGTGCGCTGGCGGCCAGCACAAAGCCCT CCCCCTGCCAGTGCTCCAGGTTGAGCCCCAAGAACCGCAAGAACTGTGGCTTCCCTGGCATCACCAGTGACCAGTGCTTTGCCGCCGGCTGCTGCTTCGACTCCAGCGTGGCCGGCGTCCCCTGGTGTTTCACCCCCCTTCCGATGCAAG AGTCGGAGCAGTGTGTCATGGAAGTGAAGAGCCGCAAGAACTGTGGGTACCCGGGCATCAGCCAGCAAGACTGCGCCTCCCGCAAGTGCTGCTTCTCCAACACCATCCCGGAAGTGCCCTGGTGCTTCTTCCCAATCTCTGTGCAAG